From Bacillus sp. FSL K6-3431, the proteins below share one genomic window:
- a CDS encoding response regulator transcription factor — protein MYKVLLVDDERIILDGISSFIQWESLGTNLIGTAKNGMEAFRIIEEQQPDIVISDIKMPGMNGLELVKKTNAVYPDIRFIMLSGFAEFDYAKQAMQYGVKHYLLKPCNEQAIIDAMIEIMDAFDQQQNKEQFVLEMKERLEQVLPYAKEQLLKEFVTRDMYGSRDLAYYQRIFRLEWNDPTVKLLLIQLEGNFDYEHMFAIKNISEQLLEHIILSCTIEDYILIIIEDTREEFLHIQIENIRNTFFKYYQLDTTIAVSESGKLFQVKRLYEEALECLQHRFYLGEGTIITKADISYKAEIDQTVLRYNEQAFCLLVKSGRWDDAKKELAIFFMQLLEMRLEIQTTKSYVIDLFNAMIRICHPEQMKAYFGHISQLLELETIRQMQNLFEAIAKEMTLQFYEQNKHTHSAIIQKALHTVEEQIGNPDLSLNYVAQEELFMSADYLGKLFKKEVGERFSNYVSKVRMDRAMEMIRNDSDVKVFELAEKLGYSDSQYFSQVFKRQTGCTPSEYKKESFPWI, from the coding sequence ATGTATAAAGTGCTTTTAGTTGATGATGAAAGAATCATATTAGACGGAATCTCAAGCTTTATTCAGTGGGAATCATTAGGAACAAATTTGATTGGAACCGCTAAAAATGGGATGGAGGCATTTCGAATCATCGAGGAGCAACAGCCTGACATCGTCATTTCCGATATAAAAATGCCTGGCATGAACGGTCTCGAATTGGTGAAAAAAACAAACGCGGTTTATCCTGACATACGTTTTATTATGCTATCGGGCTTTGCTGAATTTGATTATGCTAAACAGGCGATGCAATACGGTGTGAAACACTATCTCCTTAAGCCTTGTAATGAACAAGCCATTATCGACGCAATGATAGAAATAATGGATGCGTTCGATCAGCAGCAAAACAAGGAGCAATTTGTTTTGGAGATGAAAGAAAGATTGGAGCAAGTGCTACCTTATGCGAAAGAACAGCTATTAAAAGAATTTGTGACACGTGATATGTATGGAAGCCGTGATCTAGCGTATTACCAAAGGATTTTTCGTTTGGAATGGAATGATCCTACGGTAAAGCTACTCCTTATTCAACTAGAAGGAAATTTTGATTATGAGCATATGTTTGCGATTAAAAATATATCTGAACAGCTATTAGAGCATATTATTCTTAGCTGTACGATTGAAGATTATATATTAATAATTATTGAGGATACTAGGGAAGAATTTCTCCATATACAAATTGAAAATATCCGGAATACATTTTTTAAATATTATCAACTTGATACGACAATCGCTGTAAGTGAATCTGGGAAGCTGTTTCAAGTGAAAAGGTTGTACGAAGAAGCGCTTGAATGTTTACAGCACCGCTTTTATTTAGGGGAAGGCACAATCATTACCAAAGCAGATATTTCATATAAGGCGGAGATAGATCAAACAGTTTTAAGATATAATGAACAAGCATTTTGCTTGCTGGTAAAATCCGGGCGTTGGGATGATGCAAAAAAGGAACTAGCCATATTTTTTATGCAATTACTCGAAATGCGGCTGGAAATCCAAACGACGAAGTCATATGTCATTGATCTCTTCAATGCGATGATTCGAATTTGTCATCCAGAGCAGATGAAAGCATATTTCGGACATATATCACAGCTTTTGGAACTGGAAACGATACGGCAAATGCAAAATTTATTTGAAGCGATTGCTAAAGAAATGACACTACAATTTTATGAGCAAAATAAACATACTCACTCTGCCATCATTCAAAAAGCGTTGCATACAGTGGAAGAGCAAATTGGAAATCCAGATTTGTCACTAAACTATGTTGCACAGGAAGAACTATTTATGAGTGCAGATTATCTCGGTAAACTTTTTAAAAAAGAAGTGGGAGAACGCTTTTCCAATTATGTCTCGAAAGTAAGAATGGATCGGGCGATGGAGATGATTCGAAACGATAGTGATGTTAAGGTTTTTGAATTAGCTGAAAAGCTAGGGTATAGTGATTCTCAATATTTTAGTCAAGTGTTCAAAAGACAGACAGGATGTACACCGTCAGAATATAAAAAAGAATCGTTTCCGTGGATTTGA
- a CDS encoding ABC transporter substrate-binding protein encodes MAKKNWLIHLSIIMTIAIYGCSNSADMDIPIKQNRQVATIRLAWWGEQPRHEYMMKVIELYEEKNPHINIEPEYANWDDYWKRMAPMAAANELPDIIQMDLLYLRPYASGQLLENLTKYLNKEVINTKAISIEMLEGGVIANQLFGFPLGMNAPSVIVDQNLLDSANTALPESDWTWEKFKETAISVHNQLDIYGTNGMKPPEVFFPYYLRTNGGSLYNDEGTSLGYDDDQLFIDYFNHQLELVDIGAFPKPDVTEQIKIIEDELLVNQQSPMTWGYSNQYFGFLYASNRPLELYPPPGPNQTDGLLVKPSMFFSIAKSSEQKEEAAKFIDFFINDSEANQLIQGERGIPVSTEIAKALYPNLNDEQQKVFDYVNKVRENSKQVEKPDPIGSIQIVEHLQSISEQILFEKITPAEGAKLFRKEANSILSQN; translated from the coding sequence ATGGCTAAAAAAAATTGGCTTATACATTTGTCGATTATTATGACGATAGCTATCTATGGGTGTTCAAATAGTGCGGATATGGATATCCCGATAAAACAAAATCGTCAAGTGGCCACAATTAGACTTGCATGGTGGGGGGAACAGCCTAGGCATGAGTATATGATGAAGGTGATAGAACTATATGAAGAAAAAAATCCTCATATAAATATAGAACCCGAATACGCCAATTGGGATGATTATTGGAAAAGGATGGCACCAATGGCCGCTGCCAACGAGCTACCTGATATTATTCAAATGGATCTGCTTTATTTAAGGCCATATGCTTCCGGTCAATTGCTTGAGAATTTAACGAAATATTTGAATAAGGAAGTTATCAATACAAAAGCAATCAGCATAGAAATGCTTGAAGGTGGAGTTATTGCCAATCAGCTATTTGGTTTTCCACTCGGAATGAATGCTCCATCTGTGATTGTGGACCAAAATTTACTCGATTCTGCTAATACAGCTCTACCAGAATCGGATTGGACATGGGAGAAATTCAAAGAAACAGCCATTAGCGTTCATAATCAATTGGATATATACGGTACAAATGGAATGAAGCCACCAGAAGTATTTTTTCCCTATTACTTGCGGACTAATGGGGGAAGTTTATATAACGACGAGGGGACATCACTAGGTTATGATGATGACCAGTTATTTATTGATTATTTTAATCACCAATTGGAACTAGTTGACATTGGGGCATTCCCAAAACCAGATGTGACAGAACAGATTAAGATTATTGAGGATGAACTACTTGTCAACCAACAATCGCCCATGACATGGGGCTATTCCAATCAGTATTTTGGGTTCTTGTACGCTTCCAACAGACCACTTGAATTGTATCCTCCACCTGGACCAAATCAAACAGATGGATTGCTAGTGAAACCAAGTATGTTTTTCTCCATTGCGAAAAGCTCTGAGCAAAAGGAAGAAGCAGCGAAATTTATTGACTTTTTTATTAATGATTCCGAAGCAAATCAATTAATCCAAGGTGAGCGTGGTATTCCTGTATCAACAGAAATTGCCAAAGCTCTCTATCCAAACTTGAATGATGAGCAGCAAAAGGTGTTTGACTACGTAAATAAAGTGAGAGAAAACAGCAAACAGGTAGAAAAGCCTGATCCGATCGGTTCTATTCAAATCGTTGAACATTTGCAAAGCATATCAGAGCAAATATTATTTGAAAAAATAACACCAGCAGAAGGTGCAAAGCTATTTAGAAAAGAAGCAAATAGCATTCTATCTCAAAATTAA
- a CDS encoding ABC transporter substrate-binding protein has protein sequence MKRLMFLFLTAIMVFVLAACNGGKSTNGDSTDSGKDKGASKDEKITLRIAWWGSEPRHNYTAEIIKLYEEQNPNVKIESEYASWDDYWKKLAPSAAANELPDIIQMDLSYFSQYAQNDQLADLTPYVGKEIDTSNYNENVISGGMLDDKLYGFNAGVNVVGFHYDPALLKKAGVESIKEDWTWDDYQEIAKKAKDAGLYIDTGMKADVFFNYYLRTLGKSLYSKDGTTLGYDDDQMFIDFFNMHSKMVEKEYTPTPDYLAQLKGIEDDPVVTEDAIGIWQWSNQFVGLQQVADRPLEMHTMPGPGTKEGLYLKPSMFWSMANNSKHKEEAAKLIDFLVNDIEANKLTLGDRGIPGSSVVKEELKPLLSPEQVQVFDFVEAAEGISSPFDGPDPVGAGQVIELIDNLSEQMNYGQLKVEDAAKEFRQQADGILSQNK, from the coding sequence ATGAAGAGACTGATGTTTTTATTTTTAACGGCCATCATGGTATTTGTACTAGCGGCATGTAACGGTGGAAAATCTACCAATGGTGATAGTACAGATTCAGGAAAAGACAAAGGCGCAAGTAAAGATGAGAAAATAACATTGCGCATTGCATGGTGGGGTTCAGAGCCTAGACATAATTACACTGCTGAAATTATTAAGCTTTATGAAGAGCAAAATCCAAATGTGAAAATTGAATCAGAGTATGCTAGTTGGGATGATTACTGGAAAAAGTTAGCTCCGTCAGCAGCAGCAAATGAACTTCCAGACATCATTCAGATGGACTTATCTTATTTTTCACAGTATGCACAGAATGATCAGTTGGCAGATTTAACTCCATATGTTGGAAAAGAAATTGATACTTCGAATTATAATGAAAATGTTATTTCTGGCGGTATGCTAGATGATAAATTATATGGATTTAACGCAGGTGTCAATGTTGTTGGTTTCCATTACGATCCGGCTCTTCTTAAGAAAGCGGGAGTGGAGTCAATTAAAGAAGACTGGACATGGGATGATTATCAGGAAATCGCAAAAAAAGCGAAAGATGCTGGCCTTTATATCGATACGGGCATGAAAGCCGACGTCTTCTTTAACTATTATTTACGGACGCTTGGAAAATCGCTTTATAGCAAGGACGGTACAACTCTCGGATATGATGATGACCAAATGTTTATTGATTTTTTCAACATGCATTCGAAGATGGTTGAAAAAGAATATACACCTACTCCAGACTATTTAGCACAGCTAAAAGGAATTGAAGATGACCCTGTTGTGACGGAGGATGCGATTGGAATATGGCAATGGTCTAACCAATTTGTCGGATTGCAGCAAGTCGCAGACAGACCACTTGAAATGCACACGATGCCTGGGCCTGGAACAAAGGAAGGCTTGTATTTAAAACCAAGTATGTTCTGGTCAATGGCAAATAATTCGAAGCATAAAGAAGAAGCGGCGAAACTGATTGACTTTCTTGTGAATGATATCGAAGCAAATAAGTTAACGCTTGGTGACCGTGGAATTCCAGGATCATCGGTAGTAAAGGAAGAGTTAAAGCCACTTTTATCTCCTGAGCAAGTACAGGTCTTTGATTTTGTTGAAGCAGCTGAAGGAATCAGTTCTCCATTCGACGGTCCAGATCCAGTTGGGGCAGGACAAGTGATTGAACTAATAGATAATTTGTCAGAACAAATGAATTATGGCCAATTAAAAGTGGAAGACGCAGCAAAAGAGTTTAGACAGCAAGCGGATGGCATTTTATCACAAAACAAATAA
- a CDS encoding carbohydrate ABC transporter permease produces the protein MNTRAFKQNLRGYLFISPFVIGFLAFTLIPILTSLYFSFTKYNLLSPPTWIGLDNFKKMFSDDPRYWKSLKVTLIYVFGGVPLRLAFALLIAMILNTASRAVGLYRTLFYLPSLIGGSVAVAIMWRNIFGDTGLVNVALTLIGLPGVRWFGDPFAALWMLIFLSVWQFGSSMLIFLAGLKGIPSTYFEAASVDGASFWQKFTKITLPMLSPVILFNTIMQTIAAFMTFVPAFIISKGTGGPLDGTLLYSLYLFKQGFEFFNMGYASAMAWVMLLIVGVLTAVVFLTSKFWVHYESEGGS, from the coding sequence ATGAATACACGAGCATTCAAGCAAAATCTAAGAGGTTACTTATTTATTAGTCCGTTTGTCATTGGATTTCTTGCTTTTACCCTCATACCTATTTTAACTTCGCTATATTTTTCTTTTACTAAATATAATTTGCTTTCACCACCGACTTGGATCGGTTTAGACAATTTTAAAAAAATGTTCTCAGATGATCCGAGATACTGGAAGTCATTAAAGGTAACCCTCATTTATGTTTTCGGAGGGGTTCCACTTAGACTCGCGTTTGCACTTTTAATCGCGATGATTTTGAATACCGCATCAAGAGCCGTGGGATTGTATCGAACATTATTCTATTTACCTTCATTAATTGGGGGAAGTGTAGCAGTAGCAATCATGTGGAGAAATATTTTCGGCGATACCGGACTCGTGAATGTAGCACTCACACTTATCGGTCTACCAGGAGTCCGTTGGTTCGGTGATCCCTTCGCTGCACTATGGATGCTCATCTTTTTATCTGTATGGCAATTTGGATCATCCATGCTGATATTCCTTGCAGGATTGAAAGGAATTCCGTCGACATACTTTGAAGCGGCAAGCGTAGATGGTGCAAGCTTTTGGCAAAAGTTCACTAAAATCACATTACCGATGCTGAGTCCTGTGATATTATTCAACACGATCATGCAAACCATTGCTGCCTTTATGACATTTGTACCTGCGTTTATCATTTCCAAAGGTACGGGTGGTCCGCTTGATGGTACTTTGCTTTATTCACTTTATCTCTTTAAACAAGGATTTGAGTTCTTCAATATGGGATATGCATCGGCAATGGCTTGGGTTATGTTACTCATCGTTGGTGTATTAACAGCTGTTGTATTCTTGACCTCGAAGTTCTGGGTCCATTACGAGTCGGAAGGTGGGAGCTAA
- a CDS encoding carbohydrate ABC transporter permease, which produces MGTKTVKSVHAVQSKGSPKAGKTAKWWIYHLLVGAFAVLMLYPVIWLIMSSFKPSASIFITAKSLIPETWIWDNYVKGWEGIGGIGFNIFIKNTAILVALTMIGQVISSALIAFGFARLQFAGRGFWFALMMVTLMLPYEVVMIPQYIIFAKLDWLNSIKPLVIPAYFGHPFFIFLLVQFIRTIPRELDEAATIDGCGTFKIFYKIILPLITPAMATAAIFSFYWTWDALLGPVLYLNSPSKYTVSMALNMFLSNETVSNWGAMFAMSVVSLIPVFIIFFMFQRYVVEGISTSGLKG; this is translated from the coding sequence ATGGGGACAAAAACGGTTAAATCAGTCCATGCTGTACAATCTAAAGGGTCACCCAAAGCAGGAAAAACGGCCAAATGGTGGATTTATCATCTGTTAGTTGGAGCATTTGCTGTACTCATGCTTTATCCTGTCATATGGCTTATTATGAGTTCTTTTAAACCTAGCGCTTCCATCTTTATAACAGCGAAATCCCTCATTCCTGAAACATGGATATGGGATAATTATGTAAAGGGTTGGGAGGGAATTGGTGGAATTGGTTTTAATATATTTATTAAAAATACAGCGATTCTAGTTGCACTGACAATGATCGGACAAGTGATTTCCTCTGCCTTAATCGCCTTTGGATTTGCTCGGTTACAATTTGCTGGCAGAGGGTTTTGGTTTGCGTTAATGATGGTTACATTAATGCTTCCATATGAGGTTGTAATGATTCCACAATATATTATTTTTGCGAAGCTCGATTGGTTAAATTCTATAAAACCACTCGTCATTCCAGCATATTTTGGACATCCGTTTTTCATATTCTTGCTTGTGCAGTTTATTCGAACCATTCCGAGAGAATTGGATGAAGCAGCAACGATCGATGGATGTGGGACATTTAAAATATTTTATAAAATCATCTTACCGTTAATTACGCCTGCAATGGCAACCGCTGCAATTTTCTCATTTTATTGGACGTGGGATGCGCTACTTGGACCTGTCCTATATTTAAATAGCCCAAGTAAATATACAGTTTCCATGGCACTGAATATGTTCCTGAGTAATGAAACAGTTTCTAACTGGGGAGCAATGTTTGCAATGTCTGTCGTCTCTCTTATCCCTGTATTTATCATTTTCTTCATGTTCCAGCGCTATGTCGTGGAAGGGATTAGTACGAGCGGACTAAAAGGATAA
- a CDS encoding YesL family protein — METTSGLMGGLYRACDWIMKLAILNLLWISFSLLGLVLFGIFPATAAMFAVVRKWAMGEMDVSIFKTFWQSYKKEFLKSNQLGFIITLCSIILYIDFHFLQITTNSVIKMLFIPFWIVVLIFICTLFYVFPMFVHYNIKIRDVLKNSFFVMIMNPVRTLIMLASSGGLLFLLTFAPPLMMVCSGNVIALAIMKPAYNAFQKI; from the coding sequence ATGGAAACGACATCTGGGTTGATGGGAGGTTTATATCGAGCATGTGATTGGATTATGAAGCTTGCGATATTAAATTTGCTGTGGATTTCATTTTCATTGCTCGGCCTCGTCTTATTCGGCATATTTCCGGCGACAGCTGCGATGTTTGCAGTTGTTCGGAAATGGGCTATGGGCGAGATGGATGTTTCAATTTTTAAGACGTTTTGGCAATCATATAAAAAGGAATTTTTGAAAAGTAATCAATTAGGGTTCATTATCACTCTTTGTAGCATTATACTGTATATCGATTTTCACTTTCTACAAATTACAACAAACAGTGTAATAAAAATGCTCTTTATTCCATTTTGGATCGTTGTGCTAATTTTTATTTGCACACTATTCTACGTATTCCCGATGTTTGTCCACTATAACATCAAGATACGCGATGTATTGAAAAATTCATTTTTCGTGATGATTATGAATCCTGTTCGCACGTTAATCATGCTAGCAAGTAGTGGTGGGTTGCTATTTCTTCTTACATTCGCTCCTCCATTAATGATGGTTTGTAGTGGTAATGTAATTGCACTCGCTATTATGAAACCTGCTTATAATGCATTCCAGAAAATTTAA
- a CDS encoding extracellular solute-binding protein, translating into MKISNRVLWQLSIIVLMLVLLTACNKENHVDGKTATSGESGESKKTTEISLMFNLHVPEVPDKKLQTLLEEKTNTKLDIQWIPDNVYEERLNAAIATGSLPDVFLIKQVTFEQQKDAIRDGQYWELGPYLNEFANLSKLKSEILDNTLVDGKIYSLYAGRPLSRQGLIYRKDWADKLGLSAPTNTDELYEMMRAFTVDDPDGNGKDDTIGITDRGILGTFSNFATWLGSPNLWGEKDGELLPEFMFPEYKDGMNYFKKLFDNGYINKDAPVTSKTDQQAMIKNGTAGVYVGTMGDVITMYEDAKTINPEIEFDVHNYIEGPNGEYRTRSIPGYGSLVMFPKAAVKTEEQLKDILGFFDYLMTPEGANLLIWGTEGEHYEVIDGKASIIQDNLTAYDREVRPYTPFEIGEPETNGRYDGYFEYEPRAKADEMYKDNDNYLVKDPTVPLESETFTLNSERLGQIIEDATYKYLLGQIDEAGFDAAVEKWKKQGGDKVIAEFNESYKALE; encoded by the coding sequence ATGAAAATTTCAAACCGCGTTCTATGGCAGCTTAGCATTATAGTATTGATGTTGGTGCTCCTTACAGCATGCAATAAGGAGAATCATGTAGATGGAAAAACCGCTACATCCGGGGAATCTGGTGAATCGAAAAAGACAACGGAGATTTCGCTCATGTTTAATCTTCATGTGCCCGAAGTTCCAGATAAGAAACTACAAACATTGTTAGAGGAGAAGACAAATACCAAACTGGATATCCAGTGGATACCTGATAATGTATACGAAGAAAGATTGAATGCTGCTATTGCAACGGGAAGCTTACCAGATGTCTTTTTAATAAAACAAGTCACTTTTGAGCAACAAAAAGACGCGATTCGTGATGGACAATATTGGGAACTGGGTCCCTATCTTAATGAATTTGCAAACCTAAGTAAACTAAAGTCGGAAATTTTAGATAACACATTAGTAGATGGTAAAATTTATTCATTATATGCTGGTAGACCCCTATCAAGACAAGGTCTGATTTATAGAAAAGATTGGGCAGATAAACTTGGACTTTCCGCACCTACAAATACGGATGAGCTGTATGAAATGATGCGTGCTTTTACGGTAGATGATCCGGATGGAAATGGTAAAGATGATACGATTGGAATAACAGATCGTGGAATTTTAGGGACGTTTAGCAATTTTGCTACATGGCTTGGTTCGCCAAACTTATGGGGAGAAAAAGATGGTGAATTGTTGCCAGAATTTATGTTTCCTGAATATAAAGATGGAATGAACTATTTTAAAAAATTATTTGATAATGGCTATATTAACAAGGATGCTCCGGTTACAAGTAAAACGGATCAACAAGCGATGATTAAAAATGGGACAGCCGGTGTGTATGTTGGGACGATGGGTGACGTAATCACAATGTATGAAGATGCAAAAACGATAAATCCTGAGATAGAATTTGATGTTCATAATTATATTGAAGGTCCAAATGGAGAATATCGAACACGTTCTATTCCGGGCTATGGAAGTTTAGTCATGTTCCCGAAAGCAGCAGTGAAAACAGAAGAACAATTAAAAGATATTCTTGGATTCTTTGATTATTTAATGACTCCAGAAGGAGCGAATTTGTTAATCTGGGGGACTGAGGGTGAGCATTACGAAGTGATTGACGGTAAAGCCTCTATTATACAAGATAATCTGACAGCTTATGATCGCGAAGTCAGACCGTACACGCCATTTGAAATTGGTGAGCCAGAGACGAATGGAAGATACGACGGATATTTTGAATATGAACCAAGAGCAAAGGCAGATGAAATGTATAAAGATAATGATAATTATTTAGTGAAAGACCCGACGGTACCACTGGAATCAGAAACGTTTACACTTAATTCAGAACGACTAGGACAAATCATTGAGGATGCAACATAT